GCAGCAGGTCGCGGTAGAGGACGGCCAGCTCGTCGCGCTCCCCCGTGTCGAGGGCGGCCATGTCGGGGACGTGGCGGTGCGGCGTCAGGTGCACCTCGACCGGCCAGCGGGCGGCCGCGGGGACGTAGGCCGTCCAGTGCTCGCCGGACAGCACGACGCGGCCGCCGGCGCGCTCGGCCTTCAGGACGTCGCCGAACAGGCCGGGGTTCGCGGCGGCGGACGCCAGCATCCGCTCGGTGCGGGGGGTGAGGAACGGGTAGGCGTAGATCTGGCCGTGCGGGTGGTGCAGGGTCACGCCGATCTCGACGCCGCGGTTCTCGAACGCGAACACCTGCGCGACGCCGGGGATCTCCGACAGCTCGGCGGTGCGGTCGGCCCACGCGTCGACGACCGTCCGGACGCGGGAGACGGGCAGCAGCGCCATCGAGGCGGAGTGGTCGTCGGTGAAGCACACGACCTCGCAGCGCCCGGCGCCACGGGACCGTTCCACCCCGTCGAACGAGCCCGCACCGCCGATCGAGGGCGGCACGGGCGGGGTGCGGACGTCGAAGGACGGGAAGCGGTTCTCGAACACGGCGACGTCGTAGGACGGGTCCGGGATCTCCGAGGCCGGGCCGCCCGGGCACAGCGGGCACTGGTCGGCGGGCGGCAGGAACGTCCGCGTGTTGCGGTGCCCGGTGATCGTGACGTGGTCGCCGGTCAGCGGGTCGCGGCGGACCTCGCACACCGGCTCGACCGGCGGCAGGCCGCGCGGGTCCGCGACGGGGGCCCGGCCGGGGGCCTCGTCGTAGTAGACGATCTCGCGGCCGTCCGAGAGCCGCGCGCGTGTCCGGTTCATCTCGTCCGGCAGCCTACAGCGCCGGGGCGTCCGCCCGCGTCGCCCCCTCGTGCACCGTCAGCAGGTACTTGACCAGCGCCGTCAGCACGTCCTTGCCGGACGTGCGCTCCCGTACGTCGCACATCACGACCGGGGTGCCCTCGCTGAGGTCGAGCGCCTCCCGGATCTCGTCGGGCGCGTAGTCGTAGCCGTCGTCGAAGCGGTTCACCGCGATGACGAACGGAAGGCCCCGGTTCTCGAAGTAGTCGACGGCGGGGAAGCAGTCCGAGAGGCGGCGGGTGTCGGCGAGGACGACCGCGCCGAGCGCCCCGAAGGACAGCTCGTCCCACATGAACCAGAACCGGTCCTGGCCGGGCGTGCCGAACAGGTAGAGCACGAGGCCGTCGCGGATCGTGATGCGGCCGAAGTCCATCGCGACCGTGGTGGTGGTCTTCTGCTCGACGCCCTCGGTGTCGTCGACGCCGACGCCCCGGTCGGTGAGCAGCTCCTCGGTCTGCAGCGGGCGGATCTCGCTGACGGAGCCGACGAGCGTGGTCTTGCCGACGCCGAAGCCTCCGGCGACGAGGATCTTCACCGCGACCGGGGTCGCCGGACCGACCCCCTCGGGGGACGGCCCCGCGCTCCCTCCGGCGGCCGCACCGGCGTTCTCAGAGGGCTTGAAGACCATGGAGCACTTCCCTCAGCAGACGTTCCTTGGAGAGCGCGCTCTCCTGTTGGGGACGGGTGGCGGTGATGAGCCGGTGGTGGAGCAGATCGCCGAGCAGCACCCGCACGACGACGAGCGGCAGCCCGACCCGCGCCGCGACCTCGGCCACCGGCAGCGGTTGCAGGCACATCTCCAGGATGTCGAGATGCTCGGGACCGATGCCGGGTGAGCCCGACCGCGGCCGCGCCGCGGTCGAGATTATCGTGATCATGTCGAAGGCCTCGCCGGTCGCGGGCCTGGCGCGCCCGCGGGTGAGCGCGTACGACCGCACGATCGGGCCGGCCTCGTCATCGAGCCATTCGCTGCCAGGACCGGTCATGGTCCGTCACGATTCCTCGGTGTCGAGGGACTCGGCGCGGCCGCGCCGGGTGCCCTGCTGGATGGACGACATCATCGACCGCAGCTGCTCGGGCGACCGGTCGGCGCGGGCGGTGGGCGCGGGAGCGGCCGGGGCGGAGTTCTCCTCGCGCAGCTGGGAGGCCATGTTCTCCTGCCTGACCCGCTTCGGCAACGAGGGCCGGTCGGCGCCGGGCGACTTGCCCGGGGGACGCCGCCGCACCTCGCGGGGCGAGCGCGGAACGCTCGGCGGGGGCGGCGCCGGCGCGAGATCGGGCTCGGGTTCGGGTTCCGGTTCGGGCGGGTCGCCCCACGGCGACGGGGCCGCGCGGGGCGTCGGCGCCGGGCCCTGGATCGGCTCCTCGAACACCGGGATGGGCCCCGTCAGCGCGTCCGGTTCCGAGCGCGGCTCCCCGGGCTGGGGGACGGCGGCGGCCGGGGGGATGAACGGGCGAACGGGCTGCGCCGGCTGGGCGAGCGGCTCCGGAGAGGGCGGTGGCGACGGGACCGCGGAGGGCGCCGCGTGCCGTCCGGACGGCAGGTGCAGCACGGACCCGCCCTCGTCCAGCACCGGCTGCGGGCCGCTGCGGACGCTGGCGCCGCCGCTCACGACCGTGCCGACGGGGACGAGCGCGTCCTCGGCGCGGCGGGTGGTCAGGGCGGGCGCGCTCCGCACCGGTTCGCCCTCGTCGGGGACGACGAGCTCCTCGGGCAGCAGCACGATCGCGGTCATGCCGCCGTAGGGGGACGTCCGCAGGGTGACCTTGATGTTGTGCCGGCGGGCCAGCCGGCCGACGACGAACAGGCCGAGCTGCGCGCTGTCGGACAGGTCGAACTCGGCGGCGGTGGCGAGCCGCTCGTTGGCGGCGGCGAGGCTGGGCTCGTCCATGCTGAGGCCGCGGTCCTCGACCTCCAGCGTGAAGCCGTGCGAGACGGCCTGCCCCTGCACCTGGACGGTCGTGTGCGGCGGCGAGAACGTCGCGGCGTTCTCGATCAGCTCGGCGAGCAGGTGGATGACGTCGGCGACGGCGGGGCCGACGATCGCGGCGCGGGTCATCGGGGCGACGTTGACGCGGGTGTAGTCCTCGACCTCGGACGCCGCGGCGCGGGCGACGTCCACGATCGCGACGGGGCTGCGCCAGCCGCGGCCGGGCGCCTGCCCGGACAGGATGATCAGGCCCTCGGCGTGCCGGCGCATGCGGGTGGCGAGGTGGTCGACCCGGAACAGGTCCTCCAGGTCGTCGGGGGTCTCGATGCGCCGCTCCATCGAGTCCAGCAGCTTGAGCTGGCGGTGCAGCAGCGTCTGGCTGCGGCGGGCGAGGTTGACGAACACGTCGCTGACGTTGCGGCGCAGCGTCGCCTCCTCGACGGCGCTCTGGATCGCGGTGCGGCGGGCGGCGTTGAACGCCTCGCCGACCTGGTCGATCTCGCGGGTCCCGAACGCCAGCGGCGGCGCCTCCGCGGCCACGTCGACCTCCTCGCCGCGGCGCAGCCGGCGGATGACGCCGGGCAGCCGGACGTCGGCCAGGTCGATCGCCTCGCGGCGCAGCCGGCGCAGCTCGCGGATGACGGACCGGGCGACCCACACCGCGAGGACGAGGGTGGCGACGACCGCGACCAGCCCGAGCGCGCCCGCGAGGACGACGCGGGTGATGATGCCCTCGGAGATCGGCTGGGCGCGCTTCTCGGCGCCCGCCGACACCGACAGTTCGAGCCCGCGGAGCCGGGTGAGGTTGGAGTCGGCGGTGGTCTTCCACAGCGCGCCGGCGGCGCCGGTGGCGTTGACCAGCCGGGGCGAGGCGACGAAGCGGTCCTCCAGCGCGCGGAGCCGGGCGTACTCGGGCATGCCGACGATGCGCTCGTAGTAGGACTGGTCGGGCGAGCGCAGCTCGGCCGCCGTGTAGGTGTACAGGGTGCGCTGCGTCCCGACGAGCTTGACGTACTGGGCGTGCTCGCCGGCCGTGATCCTGCCGGCGGCGAGCGCGCCGGCCAGCAGCGCGTCCTCCTGCGCGAGGACCTCGCGGGCCCGGGTCAGCGACGCCTCGTTGCGGGCGTCCTTGGCGACCTCGGAGTTGTCCAGCGTGGCGAGGGAGCCCTGCAGCGCTCCCACGTCGCCGAGCAGCGCCGTGTAGTCGGCGAACGCGCGGGCCCGGTCCAGGCGGCCGGCGTCGATGGCGCGGCGCCGGTCCTCCAGCCCGTCCAGCTCGATGAGGATCTTGCCGGCGATGCGCCGGGCGTCCTTCGGGGCGGCGCCCTCGACGGCCTCGGACCTGGCGAGCCGGCGGAACAGGTCGGCCTGCCGGTCGGTGACCAGGCGGCCTGACTCCATGGCGGCGCGGTCGCCCTCCGCGCGGCCGCCGAGGTACACCATCGACAGCCGGCGTTCGGCCTGCAGCGCGCTGCCGAGCGCGCCCGACGGGTAGCCGTAGTGGTCCTGGACTGTCTTGACGTGGCGGAGGTTGAGCCCCTCTCCGAGCGCGATGCTCGCGGCGAACGCCCACAGCACGCCGAGGGAGACCACCGAGACGGTGACCATCAGGACGACTTTGAAGCGGATGGAGCGGAAACGCGCGGCCTTGGGAGCCCGCCGGTGTCCGGCGGACGAGTCCGTTGTGCGGCCTCGATTTGGCACTGCGGCAGAACCTTCACTCGGTCGGACGGCTGGCATCGACTACGCGCGGAGCGGCTCGCGCGGAACGTCAGGAGAGCCTAGGACGGTCCACCACCATGTGTCGACAGTTTCCAGATCATCACGTTTTGTGGCGACGGACAGCCCAAAATACCCCTACGATGCCTCAGCGTGATGGCTCGTACCCCAGAAGCGACGACGACCGTGCGCTCACCGGCCCGCGTCCGCCGGACCCTGCTCGCTACGGGGGCGCTGGTCGCGACGGTGCTGACCGGCTCCTGCAGCGGCGACTCCGGCGGGACCTCCGCGCCGCCCGACGTCCCCACGCTGCAGGAACTCGGCACCCCGGAGGGCCGGCTCGACCTCGTCGCCTGGGCCGGATACGCCGAGAACGGCTCGAACGACCCGAAGGTCGACTGGGTCAAACCGTTCACGAAGGCGACCGGCTGCAAGGTCTACACGAAGGTCGCCGACACCTCCGACTCGATGGTCGCGCTCATGAAGAGCGGGAGGTACGACGGCGTGTCGGCGTCCGGCGACGCGAGCCTGCGGCTCATCTACGGCGGGACGGTCGCGCCCGTCAACACCCGCCTGCTCAGCAACTGGAACGACATCGCCGGGTACCTGAAGAACCAGCCGTACAACTCCGCCGCCGGGCGCATGTACGGCGTCCCGCACGGCTACGGCGCCAATATGCTGATGTACCGTACGGACAAGATCACGCAGCGTCCGACGTCGTGGAGCGTGGTGTGGGACAAGGAGTCCCCCGCCGCCGGGCACGTCGTCGCCTACGACTCCCCCATCTACATCGCCGACGCCGCGCTCTACCTGAAGGCGCACCGCCCCGATCTGAAGATCAACGACGTCTACGAGCTGGACGAGAAGCAGTTCGACGCCGCGGTCGACCTGCTGAAGCAGCAGCGCCCGAACGTCAACCAGTACTGGGCCAACTACCTGGACGAACTCCAGTCGTTCAAGAGCGGCTACAACTACGCCGGCACCGCCTGGCAGGTGACCGCGAACCTGGCCATGGCGGAGAAGGCGCCGGTCGCCACGACGATCCCCGACGAGGGCGCGACCGGCTGGTCCGACACGTGGATGATCTCCTCGAAGGCCCAGCATCCGACCTGCATGTACCAGTGGATGAACTGGATCACCATGCCCAAGGTGCAGGCGGAGGTCGCGCAGTGGTTCGGTGAGGCGCCCGCCAACCCGAAGGCGTGCAGGTACACCGCCAAGGGCTTCTGCTCGACCTACCACGTCGGCGACCCGGAGTTCTACAAGCGCCTGGCGTTCTGGAAGACCCCCGTGAAGGAGTGCGGGGACGACCGCGGCAGCAAGTGCGTGGACTACTCCCGCTGGGCCCAGGCCTGGACGCAGATCAAGGGCTGACCCGCCCGCCGGTCAGGGCCAGCGGTACTCCGCGCCCGCGGACGGGACGTGGTGGGGCAGATAGCACTTCGTCGTGACGTGCTCGTCCTTGCAGTCGAGGCACAGGTAGGTGCGGTGGCCGCGCAGACCGCGGCCCCGCCGGTCGCAGGGCGGGCAGACGCACGGCGACCAGCCGACGATGACCCGGCCCGGATCGAGCCTGTGCCCGGCCGGGCACAGGAACGGGACGTGTTCGGGAGCCTGCACGACTCGACACCCTACTCGAACATGTGATCGATCGAGAAGGCCCCCCGGGCGGCGGGGGGGCGGGCAGGTGGCGGGTCGGGGTCAGCGGTCGCGGTGGGTCATCAGGCGGGCCAGCGCCCGCAGCTCCGCGTCGGCGGCCGGGGCGGCTCCGGCGGCGTCGAGGTCGCCGAGGGCGTCGGTGAGGAGTTCGTCGGCGCGGGCGGCGGCCCAGGCGCGGCCGCCCGCGGCGTCGACGAGGCCGGCGGCGAGGACCGCCTCCTCGTCGGTGAGCGGCGCGTCGCGCAGGTAGAGGGCGGCGAGGTCGGCGCCGGCGGCGCTGCCGGAGGTGAGGGCCGCGACGACGGGCAGCGACTTCTTGCGGCGGCGCAGGTCGGCGTGGACGGGCTTGCCGGTGGCCGCGGGTTCGCCCCAGATGCCGAGCAGGTCGTCGACGAGCTGGAAGGCCAGGCCGAGCCGCTCGCCGAAGACGCGCAGGCGGGAGACCTGCCCGGCGGTGCCGCCGCCGTACACGGCGCCGAGCGCGCACGAGGCGCCGAGCAGCGCGCCGGTCTTGCCGGCGGCCATGGCCATGCACTCGTCGAGCGTGACGTCGGCGCGCTCCTCGAACGCCAGGTCGGCGCGCTGGCCCTCGACCAGTTCCAGGACGGCCCGGGCGAGGATGCGCACGCCCCGGGCGACCACCGCGGAGGGCTCCTCGGCGAGGATCTCGTAGGCGGCGGCGAGGAGGGCGTCCCCGGACAGGATCGCGGCGTTGGCGCCGAAGACCGCCCACGCGGTGGGGCGGTGCCGGCGGGTGAGGTCGCCGTCCATCACGTCGTCGTGCATGAGGGAGAAGTTGTGCGCGAGCTCGACCGCCACGGCGGCCGGCAGGGCGGCCTGGACCGTCCCGCCGACCGCCTCCGCGGCCAGCAGCGTGAGCGCGGGCCTGATCGCCTTGCCGCCCGCCCCGGCGGCAGGGCGGCCGCGCTCGTCGCGCCAGCCGAAGTGGAAGCCCGCGGTGGAGCGCGACGCGTCCGGCATGGTCTCGACCACGTGGCGCAGCGCGGGGTCGAGCAGGCGGCGGCTCCAGGTGAGCACCTCCGCCGCCGTGCGGGGGCGGTGCCGCGGCTCCGCCTGATGGTCGCAGCCGAGCACGGCCGGGTCGTCTCTCCAGGCGGGCATGGCGGGTCCCCTCTCGTCAGCGGGCGATCTCGACGTTCTCCAGGACGCCGAGGGCGTCGGGGACCAGTACGGCGGCCGAGTGGTAGGCGCTGACCAGGTAGGTCAGCAGCCCCTTGTCGTCGATGCCGGTGAACCGGACGGTGAGGCCCGGCCGGACCTCGCCGTCCAGCCCGGTGCGGTGCAGGCCGACGACGCCCTGGTCGTCCTCGCCGGTGCGCAGCGCGAGGATCGAGCTGGTCCCGGTCGCGGAGATCGGGATCTTGTCGCAGGGCAGGATCGGGACGCCGCGCCAGGCGTGCGCGCGGCGGCCCTCGACCTCGACGGGCGCGGGGTACACGCCGCGCCGCGTGCACTCCCGGCCGATCGCCGCGATCGTCTTCGGGTGGGCGAGGAAGAACCGGGTCTTGCGGCGCCGCGCCAGCAGCTCGTCCATGTCGGCGGGGGTCGGCGGGCCCCCGAGGGTCTGGATGCGCTGGCGCAGGTCCGCGTTGTGCAGCAGGCCGAAGTCGCGGTTGTTGACCAGTTCGTGCTCCTGGCGCTCCCTGATCTCCTCGATCGTCAGCCTGAGCTGCTGCTCGACCTGGTCCATCGGCTCGCCGTAGAGGTCGGCGACCCGGGAGTGGACGCGCAGGACCGTCTGGGTGACGGCCAGCTCGTACTCGCGGGGCGAGGTCTCGTAGTCGACGAACGTGCCGGGCAGGACGGGCTCGCCGTCGTGCCCGGACGCCACCTCGATCGCCGCCTCGCCGTGCCTGGTCCGCGGCGGGGCCGGCGCGGCCCGGTACGCCTCCAGGTGCGCGCGCAGCGCCTCGGACCGCTCGGTCAGCTCCTCGATCGCCCGCCGCGGCAGCGACAGGACGATCACGGGGGTGAGCGCGCGGAACGTGTGCGCCCACTCCGCCGGCTCGCCGAGCAGGGCGTCGGCGCCGAAGAAGCCGCCGCCGTCGCGGACGCCGACCCGGCCGGCGGCGTCGTAGGCGCCGGGGGCGCTCTCCTCGACCTTGCCGTGCGCGATCAGGTGGACCGCGTCGAGGGGCCCGCCCGACTCCGCGATCACCTCGCCGGGCTCGTACTCGC
The sequence above is a segment of the Actinomadura coerulea genome. Coding sequences within it:
- the galT gene encoding galactose-1-phosphate uridylyltransferase, translating into MNRTRARLSDGREIVYYDEAPGRAPVADPRGLPPVEPVCEVRRDPLTGDHVTITGHRNTRTFLPPADQCPLCPGGPASEIPDPSYDVAVFENRFPSFDVRTPPVPPSIGGAGSFDGVERSRGAGRCEVVCFTDDHSASMALLPVSRVRTVVDAWADRTAELSEIPGVAQVFAFENRGVEIGVTLHHPHGQIYAYPFLTPRTERMLASAAANPGLFGDVLKAERAGGRVVLSGEHWTAYVPAAARWPVEVHLTPHRHVPDMAALDTGERDELAVLYRDLLRRCDALYGAPLPYVAGWHQAPVGEGRDLLRLHLELFSIRRAADKIKYLAGSESGMAAWINDVPPEDVAARLRALA
- a CDS encoding GTP-binding protein, with product MVFKPSENAGAAAGGSAGPSPEGVGPATPVAVKILVAGGFGVGKTTLVGSVSEIRPLQTEELLTDRGVGVDDTEGVEQKTTTTVAMDFGRITIRDGLVLYLFGTPGQDRFWFMWDELSFGALGAVVLADTRRLSDCFPAVDYFENRGLPFVIAVNRFDDGYDYAPDEIREALDLSEGTPVVMCDVRERTSGKDVLTALVKYLLTVHEGATRADAPAL
- a CDS encoding DUF742 domain-containing protein — translated: MTGPGSEWLDDEAGPIVRSYALTRGRARPATGEAFDMITIISTAARPRSGSPGIGPEHLDILEMCLQPLPVAEVAARVGLPLVVVRVLLGDLLHHRLITATRPQQESALSKERLLREVLHGLQAL
- a CDS encoding nitrate- and nitrite sensing domain-containing protein: MVTVSVVSLGVLWAFAASIALGEGLNLRHVKTVQDHYGYPSGALGSALQAERRLSMVYLGGRAEGDRAAMESGRLVTDRQADLFRRLARSEAVEGAAPKDARRIAGKILIELDGLEDRRRAIDAGRLDRARAFADYTALLGDVGALQGSLATLDNSEVAKDARNEASLTRAREVLAQEDALLAGALAAGRITAGEHAQYVKLVGTQRTLYTYTAAELRSPDQSYYERIVGMPEYARLRALEDRFVASPRLVNATGAAGALWKTTADSNLTRLRGLELSVSAGAEKRAQPISEGIITRVVLAGALGLVAVVATLVLAVWVARSVIRELRRLRREAIDLADVRLPGVIRRLRRGEEVDVAAEAPPLAFGTREIDQVGEAFNAARRTAIQSAVEEATLRRNVSDVFVNLARRSQTLLHRQLKLLDSMERRIETPDDLEDLFRVDHLATRMRRHAEGLIILSGQAPGRGWRSPVAIVDVARAAASEVEDYTRVNVAPMTRAAIVGPAVADVIHLLAELIENAATFSPPHTTVQVQGQAVSHGFTLEVEDRGLSMDEPSLAAANERLATAAEFDLSDSAQLGLFVVGRLARRHNIKVTLRTSPYGGMTAIVLLPEELVVPDEGEPVRSAPALTTRRAEDALVPVGTVVSGGASVRSGPQPVLDEGGSVLHLPSGRHAAPSAVPSPPPSPEPLAQPAQPVRPFIPPAAAVPQPGEPRSEPDALTGPIPVFEEPIQGPAPTPRAAPSPWGDPPEPEPEPEPDLAPAPPPPSVPRSPREVRRRPPGKSPGADRPSLPKRVRQENMASQLREENSAPAAPAPTARADRSPEQLRSMMSSIQQGTRRGRAESLDTEES
- a CDS encoding ABC transporter substrate-binding protein, encoding MARTPEATTTVRSPARVRRTLLATGALVATVLTGSCSGDSGGTSAPPDVPTLQELGTPEGRLDLVAWAGYAENGSNDPKVDWVKPFTKATGCKVYTKVADTSDSMVALMKSGRYDGVSASGDASLRLIYGGTVAPVNTRLLSNWNDIAGYLKNQPYNSAAGRMYGVPHGYGANMLMYRTDKITQRPTSWSVVWDKESPAAGHVVAYDSPIYIADAALYLKAHRPDLKINDVYELDEKQFDAAVDLLKQQRPNVNQYWANYLDELQSFKSGYNYAGTAWQVTANLAMAEKAPVATTIPDEGATGWSDTWMISSKAQHPTCMYQWMNWITMPKVQAEVAQWFGEAPANPKACRYTAKGFCSTYHVGDPEFYKRLAFWKTPVKECGDDRGSKCVDYSRWAQAWTQIKG
- a CDS encoding family 2 encapsulin nanocompartment cargo protein polyprenyl transferase produces the protein MPAWRDDPAVLGCDHQAEPRHRPRTAAEVLTWSRRLLDPALRHVVETMPDASRSTAGFHFGWRDERGRPAAGAGGKAIRPALTLLAAEAVGGTVQAALPAAVAVELAHNFSLMHDDVMDGDLTRRHRPTAWAVFGANAAILSGDALLAAAYEILAEEPSAVVARGVRILARAVLELVEGQRADLAFEERADVTLDECMAMAAGKTGALLGASCALGAVYGGGTAGQVSRLRVFGERLGLAFQLVDDLLGIWGEPAATGKPVHADLRRRKKSLPVVAALTSGSAAGADLAALYLRDAPLTDEEAVLAAGLVDAAGGRAWAAARADELLTDALGDLDAAGAAPAADAELRALARLMTHRDR
- a CDS encoding family 2B encapsulin nanocompartment shell protein; the encoded protein is MTEERLALSTRAARNLASTTKTVPQTQGVTPRWLLSRLPWVEASGGAYRVNRRLTYRLGDGIVTFVNDGAAIRVVPPELAELPPLRGLSDPAILDGLAARFEQREYEPGEVIAESGGPLDAVHLIAHGKVEESAPGAYDAAGRVGVRDGGGFFGADALLGEPAEWAHTFRALTPVIVLSLPRRAIEELTERSEALRAHLEAYRAAPAPPRTRHGEAAIEVASGHDGEPVLPGTFVDYETSPREYELAVTQTVLRVHSRVADLYGEPMDQVEQQLRLTIEEIRERQEHELVNNRDFGLLHNADLRQRIQTLGGPPTPADMDELLARRRKTRFFLAHPKTIAAIGRECTRRGVYPAPVEVEGRRAHAWRGVPILPCDKIPISATGTSSILALRTGEDDQGVVGLHRTGLDGEVRPGLTVRFTGIDDKGLLTYLVSAYHSAAVLVPDALGVLENVEIAR